Proteins from one Faecalibacterium sp. I3-3-33 genomic window:
- the rplJ gene encoding 50S ribosomal protein L10, with protein MPSAKILSEKQAYVADLKAKFESAVSGCVVAYGGINVENDTKLRKELREAGVDYMVVKNTMLRLAVKGTALEGLAENFKGDTAVAFAHEEDPMAAARILCKYQDGDKSKKFVVKAGFMEGKAMNAAETNAIAKLPNREGMLSMFAGALTSTLSGLAVAMQAYADKQEEPAA; from the coding sequence ATGCCCAGTGCAAAGATTCTTTCTGAAAAGCAGGCTTACGTCGCTGATCTGAAGGCAAAGTTTGAGAGTGCGGTTTCCGGCTGCGTCGTCGCTTACGGCGGCATTAACGTCGAGAACGACACCAAGCTCCGTAAGGAGCTGCGTGAGGCAGGCGTTGATTACATGGTCGTGAAGAACACCATGCTGCGTCTGGCAGTTAAGGGTACCGCTCTGGAGGGTCTGGCTGAGAACTTCAAGGGCGACACCGCTGTCGCTTTTGCTCACGAAGAGGATCCCATGGCTGCTGCCCGCATCCTGTGCAAGTATCAGGATGGCGATAAGTCCAAGAAGTTCGTCGTGAAGGCTGGCTTCATGGAAGGCAAGGCTATGAACGCCGCCGAGACCAACGCCATCGCAAAGCTGCCCAACCGCGAAGGTATGCTGTCCATGTTTGCAGGCGCCCTCACCAGCACTCTGTCTGGTCTGGCCGTTGCAATGCAGGCTTATGCCGACAAGCAGGAGGAGCCCGCTGCCTAA
- the rplA gene encoding 50S ribosomal protein L1 — protein sequence MKHGKHYVDAAKLVDSTKAYDVNEALELACKTASAKFDETVELHVRLGVDGRHADQQVRGAVVLPNGTGKTVRVCAIAKGPAAAAAEAAGADIVGDDELIAKIAGGFMDFDVVVTTPDMMGRVGRLGKVLGPRGLMPNPKAGTVAPDLGKAVSEAKAGKIEYRLDKQNIIHVPVGKASFGAEKLYTNLDTVMEAIAKAKPAAAKGTYFKSATIATTMGPGIRLNTLKYGV from the coding sequence ATGAAACATGGCAAGCACTATGTCGACGCTGCAAAGCTGGTCGATTCTACTAAGGCATACGATGTGAACGAGGCTCTGGAGCTGGCTTGCAAGACCGCTTCCGCCAAGTTCGACGAGACCGTCGAGCTGCACGTCCGTCTGGGCGTTGATGGCCGTCACGCTGACCAGCAGGTCCGTGGCGCTGTCGTTCTGCCCAACGGCACCGGCAAGACCGTCCGCGTCTGCGCTATTGCTAAGGGCCCCGCAGCTGCTGCTGCCGAGGCTGCTGGCGCTGATATCGTTGGCGATGACGAGCTGATCGCAAAGATCGCCGGCGGCTTCATGGATTTTGACGTCGTCGTGACCACCCCCGATATGATGGGCCGCGTTGGCCGTTTGGGTAAGGTTCTGGGCCCCCGTGGTCTGATGCCCAACCCCAAGGCCGGCACTGTGGCTCCCGATCTGGGCAAGGCTGTCAGCGAGGCTAAGGCTGGTAAGATCGAGTACCGTCTGGACAAGCAGAACATCATCCATGTGCCCGTGGGCAAGGCTTCTTTCGGTGCAGAGAAGCTGTACACCAACCTGGACACTGTGATGGAGGCTATTGCCAAGGCAAAGCCCGCTGCAGCTAAGGGTACCTACTTCAAGAGCGCTACCATCGCCACCACCATGGGCCCTGGCATCCGTCTGAACACCCTGAAGTACGGTGTCTGA